DNA from Verrucomicrobiota bacterium:
GCCCCGGAATTTACGGAGCGCCCCCGAAAACGTTTGGGGGCGCTCTGAAAAGGTTTCGGGGGAGCCCCGCCTTTTCCGGGGCGCGTGCGGAAAGGTTTCGGGGCGCCCCTGGAGAGTTTCGGGCGAGCCCCGGAGAGTCCGGGGCGCCCCCGGAAAGGTTTCAGGGGAGCCCCGGAAATTCCGGGGCGCGCCAGAAAAGGTTTGGGGGAAGCCCCGGAAATGGCGGGGCGCCCCTGGGAAGAAAAAATAGGCCCCTTGGGGAGTTTCGCGCCGCCCCAAAAGGCGCCAAGGGCGGCGGGAAAAGGCAGCGGGACGCCCAGAAACCTGCGAATGGTGGCCGGAAAAGCCTCCAGCGCGCCCTGCCGAACCGCCCCGACGCCCCCGCTGACCGCCGGGTCGCTATGAATAAGGGGAAGAGGGCTCATCCGGGGTTTCCGGACGCGCTCACCGTTCGCCATGGTTCTCTGGAGCCGCCGCATAAGACGCAAATTCGACGCAGGGACGCTACGGTAAACATACGCAGAACCACGATTCCTGTCAAATCGCCCCCGGTCGATCCGCCCCCGTTCGGCGCGGAGTTCAAGGAAGCGACTGCGGCTGTAGGTGAGGATGTGGCGGGGCTCAAACATATCGCTGTCGTTGCCGCAACCACTTTCAGGGTTGCCGGATCGAGGTAGGGCGGGTTCCCATGGTAGTCCCGGCCCCCTTTCCCCTTTGCCGTGCCAACCATGGTCTCCGGTGACGCAATCCTGTTCAGGATTGTCGGGCTGACCAGGGGGTTATCCCGCAGGGATTACGTCACGGGAGGCCCAGGTTGTTTGCGTGGGGGAAAGGGGGACGCAAACTACCTGGGTAACACCCCGTAGAAATCCCAACTACCCGGTACGGGTTGCGTCAATCATTGAATCGGCCCGCCCATCATTCCGTTTCCCCCGGCGATGGCTATTCCAAAACCTGCGCAGCGCGGGATTTAGGGGCTCGGAGGTGGAGGCCCGTATGTTATTCGTCTGATTATCCCGTCCAATCGCAATTTTTCATCCTGCTTAAGGTTTGTTTGCGTCAAGAGTTGCTGCAGTACAGGCAGGGCCTCGGTGGCATTAGTGCCAAATTCGCCAAGAGCCCATGCCGCTTCCCAACATACTTTCGTTTCATGGTCAGATAAGGCACTAATCAATGCTGGCACGATGGTTTTCGGTTGGCTTTTCAAATAAACAAGTTCAATTGCAGAAGCATACCGCACCTCTGTATGCTGATCACGTAGCAATTGAATCAAGGAAGGCACGGCAAAACCAGGATCTTCATCATACCAATCAAGCGCCCTAACTGCTTGCTTCCGAATTATGCTATTTGTATGGCGCAATGCCTGTAAAATGAGCGGTTTGGATTTAGGGCCAAGTCCCGCCAAGGCTGCTAGATAGCAGTTGGCTTGATTAGTTTCATATATTAACGCCGCAAGTTGGGGAATAGCAGGTTCAGCGGCTTGCCCCAGTGTGTTAAAGGCATATAAAGCCTGTTCGCTTCTTTCCAATGGGTCTAAGTCAGGAGATATTCGAATTAAATTTTGTTTCTTTTCAAATATCAATATCCACTCGCCTACCTTGGTGGGGTGCGGGTCCATCCACGCGATCAAAAAGGGAATGGAATCGGGGCCCATCGCGCGCAAGGCGTTACCGATCTCATTGGTCGGCGAGCGTAATATTTTTCTTTTGTCACCCTTGGTGCGAAGATCAATCTTCCCTACCCACTCGCTCAAGCTCTTCCCTTGATAGCTGGGCTCGATGGTCTTGATTTTATAGCCGATCAACGCCACGACGAAGGCGAGCAGCGCGCTTGCGCCCAGCCATACTTTCGTCGTGGTTTTCATGGGCGGCATTCTGCCCCGGAATCGCCCCGTTGACCATCAAAAACGCATAGCAATAAATGTAGGTGACGAGGTAACGCGTCTCATTTTTTCAGAAATGGATGGGTCGCGCGCTCGCGTGGTCGAGGTCGGCAGTGGGGAATGGTTTTTGGTAAACATTGAAATATTGCTGGGCTTGCGAAACAACGCGGGAGGTGTCAGGCTGCCGCCGATGAATCGCAAATTAATCCGCATGTTGGGGCTTTGCCTTGGCCTGGCCGGTCTGGCCGGGGAGGCCGCCACGGTTTCGTTCGAGACGCCCGCGTACCAGTTCTCCATCAACCCGGAGAACGGCAGTTATGAGATTGTGGACAAGGCTTCCGCCGTGGTGTGGCGGTCCAACCCATTCCAGGCGCGGTTCGGGGAAATCGCGCTGAACCTGAATGGCAAGGTCGCCAAGTTTGATCTCGCCCGGTGCGAGGTGAGCCGCGCGGGCGACGGGCTGAAGCTGGTGTTCAAGCCGCTGACGAATGGCCCCAACAATTGGGTGCAGGTGAATGTGTCCCCGCAATTGCGCGGGCAGGCGCTGGAGTTTGCCTGCGTGTTGCCGGAGCCGTTCCCGCTGGATCGCCTGACGCTGCTGGATAACGCGCTGTGGACGACGGATGCCGAGCAGGGCTACGTGGCGGTGCCCGCCCGCGAGGGGCTGCTGATCCCCGCCAACAGCGGACTGGCGTTCAATCAGGCGTTCGGCACTTCGGAGTACGAGGGCTGCCACATGGAGATGCTGGGGGTGGTAAAGCAGGGCGCGGCGGCGTTGATCACCTGGCACGATCCGTATGTGCGGGCCGAGGTGCGCAGTTCCACGAATCAGGCGCCCTGGCTGGCGGGCAAGCAGGCGTTGGCCACGTCGCTGGTGTTGCGCAAGACCGCCAAATCGCTGCGCATGCAGTTCCTGGGCCGGGGCGATTACGTCACCATCGCCCGGGCGTACCGCGAGATCGCCCGCGAGAAGGGGTATCTGGTCACCTGGGATGAGAAGTTGAAGGGGCACCCGGAGCGCGCCAAGCTGTTCGGCGCGGTCAACGCGAAGTTGTGGAGCTGCCTCTCCCGTTCGATGAACGACGAGAGCACGCAGGAAGTCTCCAGCAAAGTGAATTGGACCTTTGACGAGGCGGCGCAGGTGGCCGAGCATTTCAAGAACGATCTCCAGCTCGACAAGGTGTTCTTCATCCTCGGCGGCTGGATCAAGCGCGGGTACGACAACCAGCATCCGGACATTCTGCCGACCGCGCCGGAGTGCGGCGGTGACCCGGCGTTTGCCGACGCCTCGCGGCGCATCCTCAAGCTGGGGTATGTCTATGGGCTGCATGATAATTATCAGGACATGTACCGCGACGCGCCGTCGTGGGACACCAATTGCATCCAGAAGAACGCCGATGGCTCGCTCTTCAAAGGCGGCAAATGGGCGGGCGGACGCGCGTACTTTACCTGCGCGCAAAAGGCCGTGGAGCTGGCCAAGCGCCCGCAAAACCTCACGGCGGTGAAGCAGCTCTCCGGCGCCAACGCCTATTTCATTGATACCACCTACGCCGTGGGGCTTCAGGAATGCTTTGATCCCAAGCACCCGCTGACGCGTTGGGACGACATGAAATACAAACAGGAGCTTTCCGATTATTCGCGCGGGGTGTTTGGCATCTTCGGCAGCGAGTGCGGCCGCGAATGGGCGATCCCGCACGCGGATTTCTTCGAGGGGCTCACGGGTGTGGGCGGGCGTTACTACCATTTCCACGCGCCGGGGCCGGCGTTGGAGACACGGCTGGGCGCGACGGTGATCCCGCTGTTTGAACTGGTGTACCGCGATTGCATCGCCATGTACGGCAAATACGGTTACGACGCCTCGCAGGCGGCGGAGTACGTGCTGCACCATATCCTCATCGGGCGCCCGCTGCATTATCACAGCATCCCCTCGCACCTGTATTGGCAGGAGAAGGTGGATCAGGCCAAGCCGCTGGGGCTGCGTCCCTCGGTCGCCTCGTTCGAGGCCACGGGGGCGCGCCAATTCAACATCACCTACCGCTGGGGTGTCGAGCAGCCGGTGCCGGAGAACTGGCGCATCTTCGTTCACTTCACGGATGCCGCCGGCAATATCAAATTTCAAAACGATCAGCAGCCGAACCCGGCCCTGCCCGCCTGGAAAGTCGGCGAAGTCACGCAAGGGCCGTTCAAGGTCTCCGTGCCGGAAGGGATGAAAGGCAGCTTCATTGTCCGCATGGGCTTGTTCCGGGCCGAGGCCGGCTTTCCGCGCCCGGCGTTGGTGGGCGCGCCGCATGGCGAGCGCAGCGTGATTGTCGGGCGCTTGCTGGTTGACGCCGGCAAACTCGAATTCCAAACCATGGCCCAACTGCCGGAGAATAAAGTGGGCGATCCCGGCTTATTTGTGCGCGCCGACAATGGCTGGGCCGAAGGCCGACACACGATGGACCGCTTCATCAAGAACACCTACGAAATCCTCTCGCCGCTTTACGAACTGACCGCCCGCGTGCCGATGACACAGCATCAATTCCTCACGCCGGATCGCCTGGTGCAACGCTCGGTGTTTGGCGCGGGTGCCGGAGCCGTGGACGTGGTGGGCAATAAAGGCGGGCCGGACTACCGTTGCCAGACCAAGAACTTCGGCACCGTGATGCTGCCGCCGTTCGGCTTCGTCATCGAGTCGGAAACTTTCGCCGCCCTGTGCGTCTCCGAATTCAAGGGGA
Protein-coding regions in this window:
- a CDS encoding HEAT repeat domain-containing protein → MKTTTKVWLGASALLAFVVALIGYKIKTIEPSYQGKSLSEWVGKIDLRTKGDKRKILRSPTNEIGNALRAMGPDSIPFLIAWMDPHPTKVGEWILIFEKKQNLIRISPDLDPLERSEQALYAFNTLGQAAEPAIPQLAALIYETNQANCYLAALAGLGPKSKPLILQALRHTNSIIRKQAVRALDWYDEDPGFAVPSLIQLLRDQHTEVRYASAIELVYLKSQPKTIVPALISALSDHETKVCWEAAWALGEFGTNATEALPVLQQLLTQTNLKQDEKLRLDGIIRRITYGPPPPSP
- a CDS encoding DUF5696 domain-containing protein; this encodes MNRKLIRMLGLCLGLAGLAGEAATVSFETPAYQFSINPENGSYEIVDKASAVVWRSNPFQARFGEIALNLNGKVAKFDLARCEVSRAGDGLKLVFKPLTNGPNNWVQVNVSPQLRGQALEFACVLPEPFPLDRLTLLDNALWTTDAEQGYVAVPAREGLLIPANSGLAFNQAFGTSEYEGCHMEMLGVVKQGAAALITWHDPYVRAEVRSSTNQAPWLAGKQALATSLVLRKTAKSLRMQFLGRGDYVTIARAYREIAREKGYLVTWDEKLKGHPERAKLFGAVNAKLWSCLSRSMNDESTQEVSSKVNWTFDEAAQVAEHFKNDLQLDKVFFILGGWIKRGYDNQHPDILPTAPECGGDPAFADASRRILKLGYVYGLHDNYQDMYRDAPSWDTNCIQKNADGSLFKGGKWAGGRAYFTCAQKAVELAKRPQNLTAVKQLSGANAYFIDTTYAVGLQECFDPKHPLTRWDDMKYKQELSDYSRGVFGIFGSECGREWAIPHADFFEGLTGVGGRYYHFHAPGPALETRLGATVIPLFELVYRDCIAMYGKYGYDASQAAEYVLHHILIGRPLHYHSIPSHLYWQEKVDQAKPLGLRPSVASFEATGARQFNITYRWGVEQPVPENWRIFVHFTDAAGNIKFQNDQQPNPALPAWKVGEVTQGPFKVSVPEGMKGSFIVRMGLFRAEAGFPRPALVGAPHGERSVIVGRLLVDAGKLEFQTMAQLPENKVGDPGLFVRADNGWAEGRHTMDRFIKNTYEILSPLYELTARVPMTQHQFLTPDRLVQRSVFGAGAGAVDVVGNKGGPDYRCQTKNFGTVMLPPFGFVIESETFAALCVSEFKGNKYPAPVLFTLRSQDGRPLKESKKLAVFHGFGKSGVETASLFSR